The following proteins come from a genomic window of Palaemon carinicauda isolate YSFRI2023 chromosome 12, ASM3689809v2, whole genome shotgun sequence:
- the LOC137650726 gene encoding uncharacterized protein yields the protein MDKVFKEQESMGIIERINNIPEFIREHPNHSFLPHMSIFKMDRETTKCRIVYLSNLCQQDSSKPSISHNQAIYSGPNLNQKLSSAILHLRFGQKLLCFDLCKAFNNLALNDTDSNRLLCLWFRNVEKEDFTVVGYRNLRLSFGLRCSPALLLLALYKILILDVDGDDSKLLQLKKMIYQLCYMDNCVVAYDSSEELLWAYQQLESIFEPYKFYLQQYISNDFALQDHIDNEISTETNEKVKLLGLSWDRKQDSLSTKPISLNIQARTKREVLQSIASQYDLFNFNGPILNRSRLFLHQLPCNKDLGWDKELDADVRRQWRNIAKQANAASVAEIPRVFGSREDTYRLLAFSDSSKQMFGVVIYIQNIPTGKVSFVFAKNRIVNKQMESKSMPSLELQGITLAVEEITCLYEELSGISCMMPIKISELIVYSDSFVALSWVHGFSAKLDKMQKCSVFVQNRLHTINELCNKHPIHFSFVSGCENPADCITRSLSFKQLKKTNYFSGPKFLLNETEGQLNRESILDFVIPALPVKQDSPVGVVQSYHGTITTKIEEHTDALSRCSSYHKVVSVFRRVLIFVNNLKTKLKLKDPVKFGHISCFDINHNFFAEATKMVIRRDQQKHFPEMFEYFETRNLLLKDIPKLVGQLNVCVDQEGLLRVRSKMQKLKDDRRMRFPLLISKDSLLTKYIVLDYHERFLHAGCYRLLAEVRKIFWIPRFFSVVKRIIRTCIICRRFNERTVNLNQHCYRDFRINPPEIPFRYIFVDYMGPFFVRSSGKKVKACFTCTWSRAINLKVCMDLSVKEYLRAFQLHTFEFGLPNLCISDQGSQLVAGGNAILDYLKDPEVKLYLEENGIKSLQFEQFFKGNSALGSMVESCVKLTKRCLFGAMRNNVLDIRDFEFLICQTVHLLNRRPIAFKEALRDTDINKSLPDPITPECLIRGYDLVSVNLIPELQKHPDLELDEDYLVSPCDKVKENYTKLRKVRSHLINIYHEEFLGNLTNQAVNAKDRFKPVKHTLLQKNDVVLIKEPYSKPNQYPMGIVHDVVLNELGEVTRVTLLKGRTGELTKRHSSNLIFLFRPDVSSNEDKDSPNYDSNDSNLANNRILGKRKAAKISALKTKQILQ from the coding sequence ATGgataaagtttttaaagaacaggaaAGTATGGGGATCATAGAGCGCATTAATAACATTCCCGAATTTATCAGAGAGCACCCTAACCATAGCTTTTTGCCTCACATGAGCATCTTTAAAATGGATCGCGAAACCACAAAGTGCAGGATAGTGTATTTGTCTAATCTTTGTCAGCAAGATTCTAGTAAACCTTCCATTAGtcacaatcaggctatatattcaGGACCAAATCTAAACCAGAAACTTTCCTCTGCTATATTACATTTGAGATTTGGACAGAAGTTATTATGTTTTGATTTGTGTAAAGCGTTCAATAATCTTGCCTTGAATGACACAGATAGCAATAGGCTATTATGCCTATGGTTTAGAAATGTAGAGAAGGAAGACTTTACCGTTGTGGGATACAGAAatttaagattaagttttggcctaagATGCAGCCCTGCATTActgttacttgctctatataagattttaattttagaTGTAGACGGTGATGATAGTAAACTTTTACAATTAAAGAAGATGATATATCAACTATGTTACATGGATAACTGTGTAGTTGCCTATGATAGTTCTGAAGAACTTCTCTGGGCATACCAACAACTAGAAAGCATTTTTGAGCCTTACAAGTTTTACCTGCAGCAGTACATCAGTAATGATTTTGCATTGCAAGACCACATAGATAATGAGATTAGTACAGAAACCAATGAAAAGGTAAAATTACTTGGGTTGTCATGGGATAGGAAGCAAGATAGTTTATCTACTAAACCTATTAGTCTTAACATACAAGCTCGAACAAAACGGGAAGTATTGCAGTCTATTGCCTCCCAGTATGATCTCTTTAACTTTAATGGCCCTATTCTTAATCGTTCAAGGCTATTTTTGCATCAGTTACCGTGCAACAAAGATCTGGGCTGGGACAAGGAATTAGATGCCGATGTTAGGAGGCAATGGCGGAATATTGCCAAACAAGCAAATGCTGCTTCTGTTGCAGAGATACCAAGAGTCTTTGGGAGTAGAGAAGATACTTACCGGCTATTGGCATTTTCAGACAGTAGTAAGCAGATGTTTGGTGTagtcatttacatacaaaatattcccACAGGAAAGGTCAGTTTTGTCTTTGCAAAAAATAGGATAGTAAACAAGCAAATGGAATCTAAAAGCATGCCATCTCTGGAACTGCAAGGAATAACTTTGGCCGTAGAAGAAATTACATGTCTGTATGAGGAGTTATCCGGAATTTCTTGTATGATGCCAATCAAAATAAGCGAGTTGATAGTCTACTCGGATAGCTTCGTTGCCCTTTCCTGGGTACATGGGTTTTCTGCCAAGCTTGATAAAATGCAGAAGTGTTCAGTATTTGTTCAAAATAGGTTACACACAATAAATGAACTGTGTAATAAACACccgattcatttttcttttgtgtcaGGTTGTGAAAATCCAGCCGATTGCATCACTCGCAGCTTATCTTTCAAGCAGCTTAAAAAAACTAACTACTTTTCAGGTCCCAAATTTCTGCTTAATGAGACAGAAGGTCAGCTGAACAGGGAATCtatcttggattttgtaatacctGCCCTTCCGGTAAAGCAAGATTCTCCTGTTGGTGTTGTCCAGTCTTATCATGGTACTATAACTACAAAGATTGAGGAGCATACCGATGCTTTATCAAGATGTTCTAGCTACCATAAAGTTGTTTCTGTTTTCCGTAGAGTACTTATCTTTGTTAATAACTTGAAAACGAAACTAAAACTAAAGGATCCTGTTAAGTTTGGACATATTAGCTGTTTTGATATTAATCATAACTTCTTTGCAGAGGCTACAAAGATGGTAATAAGAAGAGATCAGCAGAAGCACTTCCCTGAAATGTTTGAATATTTTGAAACAAGAAACCTGTTGCTCAAAGATATCCCAAAGTTAGTTGGACAGCTCAATGTTTGTGTGGATCAGGAAGGCCTGTTAAGGGTACGTAGCAAAATGCAGAAACTGAAAGATGACCGAAGGATGCGATTTCCATTGCTAATTTCTAAGGATAGTTTACTAACTAAATATATTGTATTAGATTATCATGAACGTTTTTTACATGCTGGATGCTATAGGCTACTGGCTGAAGTACGTAAGATATTTTGGATACCTAGATTTTTTTCAGTAGTTAAAAGGATAATCCGCACATGTATCATATGCCGTAGATTCAATGAGAGGACAGTTAATCTTAATCAACACTGTTATAGAGATTTTAGGATTAATCCCCCAGAGATTCCTTTCCGctatatttttgtagattacatGGGACCCTTCTTTGTACGTTCCAGTGGGAAAAAAGTAAAAGCATGTTTCACATGTACTTGGAGTAGAGCTATAAATCTGAAGGTGTGCATGGACTTGAGTGTTAAAGAGTATCTTAGAGCCTTCCAGCTTCATACATTTGAGTTTGGACTACCAAACTTGTGTATTTCCGATCAGGGATCTCAGTTAGTAGCAGGAGGCAATGCAATTCTAGATTATCTAAAAGACCCAGAAGTTAAACTCTATCTAGAAGAGAATGGCATAAAGAGCCTTCAGTTTGAACAGTTTTTCAAAGGGAACTCTGCTCTTGGTTCAATGGTTGAAAGTTGTGTGAAACttactaagagatgcttatttggagccatgagaaataatgttttagatataagggattttgagtttttaatatgTCAGACTGTCCATTTATTGAATAGAAGGCCaatagcttttaaagaggcattaagagATACAGATATAAACAAATCACTTCCTGATCCCATAACACCAGAGTGTCTAATTAGGGGTTATGACCTTGTTTCAGTTAACTTAATTCCTGAGCTGCAAAAACATCCAGATCTAGAATTGGATGAAGACTATCTAGTTTCTCCTTGtgataaagttaaagaaaactacACAAAACTGCGTAAAGTCAGAAGTCATTTGATTAACATTTATCATGAAGAATTTTTAGGTAACTTGACAAATCAAGCTGTAAATGCGAAAGACAGATTCAAACCTGTAAAACATACACTTCTTCAAAAGAATGATGTGGTTCTAATTAAAGAACCATATAGTAAGCCAAACCAATACCCAATGGGAATAGTCCATGATGTAGTTCTCAATGAGCTTGGGGAAGTTACTAGAGTTACCCTACTGAAAGGCAGAACTGGGGAACTTACTAAGAGACATTCATCtaatctaatatttcttttcagaCCTGATGTTTCTTCAAATGAAGATAAAGACAGTCCTAATTATGACTCAAATGATTCTAATCTGGCCAACAACCGCATTCTGGGAAAGCGTAAAGCGGCAAAGATTAGTGCTCTGAAGACCAAACAAATTTTACAGTAA